The following proteins are encoded in a genomic region of Dasypus novemcinctus isolate mDasNov1 chromosome 21, mDasNov1.1.hap2, whole genome shotgun sequence:
- the LOC101410612 gene encoding C-C motif chemokine 4-like, whose translation MSPPLSQAPIKEGSQLSISTGHSQGSEASEFCSLSLESLSSAKIMKLCVTALSLLMLVAAFCSPALSAPMGSDPPTACCFSYTLRKLPRNFVTDYYETSSLCSQPAVVFQTKKGRQICANPSEPWVQEYMDDLELN comes from the exons ATGTCCCCACCTCTGTCCCAGGCCCCTATAAAGGAGGGATCCCAACTCAGTATCAGCACAGGACACAGTCAGGGTTCTGAAGCTTCTGAGTTCTGCAGTCTCAGTCTGGAAAGCCTCTCTTCTGCCAAGATCATGAAGCTCTGTGTGACCGCCCTCTCTCTCCTCATGCTTGTGGCTGCCTTCTGCTCTCCAGCTCTCTCAGCACCAA TGGGCTCAGACCCTCCCACTGCCTGCTGTTTCTCCTACACCCTGCGGAAGCTTCCTCGCAACTTCGTGACAGATTACTACGAGACCAGCAGCCTCTGCTCCCAGCCAGCTGTGGT GTTCCAGACCAAAAAGGGCAGGCAGATCTGTGCCAACCCCAGCGAGCCCTGGGTCCAGGAGTACATGGATGACCTGGAGCTGAACTGA